CCTCGATGTGCCTGGCGACCTGCACGGCCTGGCAGTCGCGCACCGTGGTGGCGCCGGCCGCGACACAGTCGGCGGGGCAGGGCTCGCTGAACGCGACGCCGCACGTTCCGCCGGCGAGGTCGCTGCCCGAGGCCAGGTGCGTCGCGTACACGTCGAGCAGGCCGATCGGGTGGTCGATGCGGACGTGGACGACGTTTCGCAGCGGCCCGAGCAGGTCGAGCGTCTCCTGCACGAGCACCGGGAAGCGCGAGAAGATCATCTCGTCGTCGAACGGGTTCGCGCCCTGGTAGACGACGCCGTACGGCGCCGGGCACGCGTTCGTGAGCGCCGCCTCGAGTGCCGCCACGTTGTCGCCGAACGGCGGCCCGGCGTTGAACACCTCTTCGAGCGCGAGGACGTCGGGGCAGCCGCGCGCGACCACGAACTGGCGCAGCAGGTCGATGCGATCCGCCCGGCGGCAGCCGGCGCTGGCGCCCGGGCAGAAGATGCCGTGGAGGACGTTCAGATCGGCGGCCGTGACGTCGCCGTCGAGGCAGGCGGCGGGCGCGAGGGCGCCGATCGCCTTGTAGCGTCCCACCTCGTTCGCCTGCACCACGCCGCCGAAAGCGGCGCAGTAGCGCGTGCCGCCCAGGCGCAGCACGACGTGGAGCGGTCCCGTCTGCATGGCCTCCAGCCCGCACGGGAAGGCGCCGCGCGCCTTCACGACGACGCGGCCGCCGCTCTTGCGCGGCGAGAGCGTGATCGACTTCACGCCCTGGGCGCTGGCGGCGGCGTCGCGATAGCGCCATCCCTTCTGCGCGCCGTTGCCGGAGATCGGGGTCCAGAAGCCCGCCGGCAGCGCGATCTCGGCATGGCACTGGCCGGCGACGTTCGACACGAACACCCGCAGCGACGCGCCCGTCGTCGGATCGGGGAACGGCGCGACGATGTTCGGGTCGACCTGGGTGCGGAACGCGAGCGTCCGGCGCGCCGGATTGCGGGCGCCGATGCTGACGCTCTTGCCTTCCACGCGTACGTCGGTCAGCGCGGCGGCGCCGCCCGGCGCGGCTCCGAACACGACCGCGACGATCAAGCAGACGAGCGTCGTCTTCATCATCTCCGCATCCCACCCGGCCGACGACGACGTCAAGCGTTTTCACCTTGACGGTCGCGTCGGGCCGCGGGTATGGCGTCGAGCAAGGGGGTGTGTTTGGGCCGCGTCGTGATCGTCGCCTGGCTGGTGCTCTGCTCCCTGCCGGCGCTCGCCGCCGATCGGTCGATCTCGGGCGCGAAGCTCCTCCTGCGGCGCGCGCCGAACGGTTCCGAGAAGCTGATCTTCGTTTCGAAGGACCCGGGCTTTCTCTTTGCCGCGATCGGTGGCGCCGACGATCCGAGCGCCGCTGTGGGCGGCGCGACGATCGAGCTGTTCTCGCCCGCCGAGCCGAGCGGCGGCGCCGCGGTCGCGCCCCCGGTCGCGGGCACGCCGGGCTGGACCGCGCGCGACGCCGCCACCGACGTCTACCGCTTCGCCAACCGCAGCGCCCCCGACGCGTTCTCGGCGGTGCGCAGTGTGGTGCTGAAGCAGGGGCACACGCTCAAGTTCGTAGGCAGGCGTGCGGGTCTCGCGCTCGCCGGACCGCAGGGTGCGGTCGGGGTTCGTGTCACCACCGGGACGCTCCGCAACTGCGTCCTGTTCGGCCCGCCGACCGTTCGCAAGGACGTCGCGGGGATGTTCTCGGCCCGCGACGCGATCGCCGCCGGACTCCCCGACTGCGACAACGGCTCGCTCGGCGGTACCACCACGACGACGTCGACTTCTACGTCGACCAGCACGACGCTCCCCGTGTGCGGGAACGGGGTCATCGAGGGGTCCGAGAAATGCGACGGTGCCGCGCTGGGAGAGTGCAACTTCCCGGCGGGTGCGTGTGGCCCGCCCGGCTACTCGACCGCCTGTCAGTGCTGCACCTACGGTGGTCCCAATTCGGCGCTGCTGCCGTGCTGCGATCCCGGCGCGACGTTCTACCCAGGACCCGACTTCAGCGGATTCTGCGTCTCCCCGCGCTGCGATCCCCCCTTCACGTGCGGCGTCGGCCAATGCCAGCCGGACCACTCCTGCTGCTCCCCGAATGGCGGAGCCTGCGTCGTCGAGGTCCCGACGGGCTTCGCGACCTTCGCCTGCTGCGCCGGGCTCGAGTGTCGCGGGTTGGGCCCCCCCTTG
This DNA window, taken from Candidatus Eisenbacteria bacterium, encodes the following:
- a CDS encoding endonuclease/exonuclease/phosphatase family protein, yielding MKTTLVCLIVAVVFGAAPGGAAALTDVRVEGKSVSIGARNPARRTLAFRTQVDPNIVAPFPDPTTGASLRVFVSNVAGQCHAEIALPAGFWTPISGNGAQKGWRYRDAAASAQGVKSITLSPRKSGGRVVVKARGAFPCGLEAMQTGPLHVVLRLGGTRYCAAFGGVVQANEVGRYKAIGALAPAACLDGDVTAADLNVLHGIFCPGASAGCRRADRIDLLRQFVVARGCPDVLALEEVFNAGPPFGDNVAALEAALTNACPAPYGVVYQGANPFDDEMIFSRFPVLVQETLDLLGPLRNVVHVRIDHPIGLLDVYATHLASGSDLAGGTCGVAFSEPCPADCVAAGATTVRDCQAVQVARHIEATHDVATPALLLGDFNETPGSFVYAQYATRGWTDAYLAGGNPECDALSGVGCTSGRIDDALTDLESPGLGQTERIDYIWVIPPGPGSICSATVEPAGDGDGDGVATRLFADEPNPFAPPCGPSPAAICWSSDHSGVQADVNCD